Proteins from a genomic interval of Salmo salar chromosome ssa14, Ssal_v3.1, whole genome shotgun sequence:
- the azin1b gene encoding antizyme inhibitor 1b, which translates to MKGLADQPNHMIELLEGDTTLEDVIDGHVYEQALAEKSVFVVSDLGSLMRQHVQWQLTMPQIRPYYQVQSNSSLVVIEVLASLGLGFVCANKAEVSLVLDHGVPPDSIIFSGVCKQLSHIKHAAKNGVDLLVCDSETELCKIARSHPNARLLVQVTTWAQAAETSMEFGCSLKGCRRLLEAAKDLGVQVVGVTFHVPSSCKDLQAYTHALSDARCVFDMGAELGFNMSILDIGGGFSGSEFQLKQVHTTVRLLLDAYFPTLSGVQVIAQPGSYYVSSAFTLAVNVIGKKVVARDWNGLAQDELTPDDEPEFLYYLNDGVYGSFSSKLLGSTIPAPAVHKRGSTTEEPVFSSSLWGPSCDSLDQLVDHCLLPELSPGDWLVFNNMGAAGLGDLSSFSDPSTIRPPVYYTVSTSDWYNIQEAGIAVDDIMKNFSMVQYGA; encoded by the exons ATGAAAGGACTTGCTGACCAACCGAACCACATGATTGAACTCCTGGAGGGTGACACCACCCTGGAAGATGTCATTGACGGACATGTTTACGAACAAGCTCTG GCTGAAAAGAGTGTGTTTGTAGTGTCTGACCTTGGGTCCCTGATGAGACAGCATGTCCAGTGGCAGCTCACCATGCCCCAGATCCGTCCCTACTACCAGGTCCAATCCAACAGCAGCCTGGTTGTCATCGAGGTCCTGGCCTCTCTCGGCCTCGGCTTCGTCTGTGCTAACAAG GCTGAAGTCAGTCTGGTGTTGGACCACGGCGTGCCCCCTGACAGCATCATCTTCTCTGGAGTTTGCAAACAGCTGTCCCACATCAAACACGCAGCCAAGAATGGCGTCGACCTCTTGGTGTGCGACAGCGAGACGGAACTCTGCAAGATAGCCCGTTCTCACCCAAATGCCAG GCTGCTGGTTCAGGTAACTACATGGGCCCAGGCAGCAGAGACCAGCATGGAGTTTGGCTGCTCTCTGAAAGGCTGTAGGCGCCTGCTGGAGGCTGCCAAGGACCTGGGGGTGCAGGTGGTGGGAGTGAC GTTCCACGTTCCCAGCTCCTGCAAGGACCTGCAGGCCTACACCCACGCGCTGTCGGATGCCCGCTGTGTGTTTGACATGGGG GCAGAGTTGGGGTTCAACATGAGCATCCTGGACATTGGTGGTGGATTCTCTGGCTCAGAGTTTCAGCTCAAACAG GTTCATACCACCGTCAGACTGCTGCTGGATGCCTACTTCCCCACTCTGTCTGGAGTGCAAGTCATTGCTCAGCCTGGTAGCTACTACGTCTCCTCTGCCTTCACTCTGGCTGTCAATGTCATCGGCAAGAAGGTTGTGGCCCGGGACTGGAACGGCCTTGCTCAGG ATGAGCTGACACCAGATGACGAGCCAGAGTTCCTGTACTACCTGAACGATGGCGTCTACGGGTCTTTCTCCAGCAAGCTGCTAGGAAGCACCATCCCTGCCCCGGCTGTGCACAAG AGAGGGTCTACGACGGAGGAGCCAGTGTTCTCCAGCAGCCTGTGGGGTCCATCATGTGACAGCCTAGACCAGCTGGTAGACCACTGCCTGCTGCCTGAGCTCAGCCCTGGAGACTGGCTGGTCTTTAACAACATGGGGGCTGCTGGCCTAGGGGACCTCTCCTCCTTCAGTGACCCCTCAACCATCAGACCACCAGTCTACTACACTGTCTCCACTTCTGACTG GTACAACATACAGGAGGCTGGGATAGCTGTGGACGACATCATGAAGAACTTCTCCATGGTCCAGTACGGTGCATAG